A part of Rhinoderma darwinii isolate aRhiDar2 chromosome 1, aRhiDar2.hap1, whole genome shotgun sequence genomic DNA contains:
- the LOC142712447 gene encoding N-acetyltransferase 8B-like isoform X2, with translation MTSSYKVRLYKESDHDSVQKIFISGCREHIPTVFYNALRQPHIWLLLLTGLLLPLVTNGSILLSILGGCSVLVMIWYPGRDFFLFHARHGLVGDLKDIRKYYLEREGHCFWVVELEGEVVGMVAAIPFHASDEKIVELKRMFVASPHRGKGIAKLLCRTLIDYARKSGCNAVVLSTTTVQVNARRLYEKMGFKPTDTTEHNTLPMRLVRLTWVSYRYNISYNR, from the coding sequence ATGACTTCTTCTTACAAAGTCCGTCTGTACAAGGAATCCGACCATGACTCGGTGCAGAAGATCTTCATCTCTGGTTGTCGTGAGCACATCCCTACGGTTTTCTACAACGCCTTGAGACAACCTCACATCTGGCTGCTCCTGCTGACGGGGCTTCTTCTTCCACTGGTCACTAATGGATCCATTTTGCTCTCCATTTTGGGTGGGTGCAGCGTATTGGTCATGATATGGTACCCGGGTAGAGATTTTTTCCTTTTTCATGCTAGACATGGTCTGGTAGGAGATTTGAAGGACATCAGAAAGTATTACCTGGAAAGGGAAGGTCACTGTTTCTGGGTGGTGGAGTTAGAAGGAGAAGTGGTGGGCATGGTGGCCGCCATCCCGTTCCACGCCTCTGATGAGAAGATTGTGGAGTTGAAGAGGATGTTCGTAGCCAGTCCCCACAGAGGCAAAGGGATCGCTAAACTATTATGCCGAACATTGATTGACTATGCACGGAAGAGTGGGTGTAACGCGGTCGTCCTGTCCACCACAACGGTACAGGTCAATGCCAGACGACTATATGAGAAGATGGGCTTCAAACCTACAGACACAACTGAGCACAACACATTACCCATGAGGCTGGTCAGACTGACTTGGGTTTCGTACAGATACAATATCTCCTACAATAGATAA